The genomic DNA ACACGAGGACGTACATGGCCAACACCGCTTCGGCCAAGAAGATGACCCGCAAGATCGCCAAGCGTACGGCGATCAACCGCTCGCGCCGCTCGCGCATGCGGACCTTCGTCCGCAAGGTCGAGGAGGCCATCGCCAGCGGCAACCAGCAGGACGCGCTGGCCGCCCTCCGCGCCGCCGAGCCCGAGATGATGCGCGCCGCCCAGCACGGCATCGTTCACAAGAACAACGCTTCGCGGAAGGTCTCGCGCCTCGCCGCCCGCGTGAAGGCGCTCGCCGCCTAAACCGCCACGCACCACCGAGACGGTCTCGAGCCCGGCCTTCGCGCCGGGCTTTTTCGTGCGCGCTGTCCGGGCGAGCCGCGCGCCGCCGCCTCGTCCCGGCACGAAAGCGTTAACCCTGTCCAAGAATCAACGTGATTGCAGAGTCCAGAAACGGCGTGTAGCTTAACAGAAACTGACCCTGGACAAGCAAAACACGCCGATTTCGGGACTCCAGCGAATCGAACTGATTCGCCAAGACTCTAGCGGCCGTGTTCAGCCCGGGCGGGAACACTTGCGAATGGGAATCCGCGCCGTCCCCACAAGTCCCACTGTTAAAGGAACCGTAGGTAATTGTTGATAGGCTCTCCCAATCGGCAAAAGTTCCTCGCGGTGGGGTTGACTCCGTTCAGAGGACTCTGTCCCGCCCGTTCTTGCGGGACGCTGAGGGCGTAAATCGTGCGTACGCGCCGCCTGCGGGTCTCCGTGGGCAGCGTCGGGAGAGCCAGTGATGCGTGTCGACGGAACGGTGGCGAGCGACGACGACGGGGGCCGCAACGGTGGCGGCAACACGGATTACGGGTCTGCCTGGGCCCGGGTGAAGCGCCGGCTGCGGGCCGAGCTCGGCGAGGACGTGTTCGCGAGCTGGTTCGCCCGCCTGGAGCTGGAGACCGTGGCCGGCGGAACGGCCCGTCTGACGGTCCCGACCCGCTTCCTCAAGAGCTGGATCGAGTCGCACTACCTCGACCGCGTGCTCAACACCTTCAAGGCCGAGGTCGAGGAGATCGCGCGGATCGAGGTCGGCGTGCGCGGGACCGGGGCGCCGGTCCGTCCGGTCGCCGCCGGGGTCGCCAAGGCCGGCCCGGCCAGCGGACCGCTCGCCCGCCTCCACGCGACCAGCGCGCCGATCCCGGTCGCCGCGGTCGCGCCGACGCCCGAGGCTCGCGGCGGCGAGGCCGGGGGCGATCTCAGCGGCACGCCGCTCGACGCGCGGCTGACCTTCGCGAGCTTCGTGATCGGACGCTCGAACGCGCTGGCGCACGCCGCCGCCGAGCGGGTCGCCAATCACCTGGGGGAGGGCGCGCTCTACAACCCGCTCTACCTCCACGCGGGCGTCGGGCTGGGCAAGACCCACCTGCTGCACGGGATCGGCCACGCCGCCCGCGAGGCCGGGCGCCGGGTGATCTACCTGACCGCCGACCGGTTCATGTACGGCTTCGTCAACGCCCTGAAGACCCAGTCGGCGCTCGCCTACAAGGAGCGGTTGCGGGGCATCGACCTGCTGATCCTCGACGACGTCCAGTTCATCCAGGGCAAGTCGATCCAGGCCGAGTTCGGCCACACGATCAACGCGCTCATCGATGCCGGACGTCAGGTCGTCGTCGCCTCCGACCGGCCCCCGACCGAGCTCGAGGCCCTGGACGAGCGGGTGCGCTCGCGGCTCGGCGGCGGCCTCGTGGTCGAGATCACGGCCCTCGACGAGGCCCTGCGCGTCTCGATCCTGTCCGCCCGCCTCGCCGCGGTGCGGGCGTCCCATCCGGGCTTCGACGTCTCGCCGCAGGTGGCGGCCTACGTGGCCCGTGCGATCACCGCCAACGGCCGCGACCTCGAGGGCGCCGTGAACCGCCTGCTGGCCCACGCCACGCTCACCGGCACCGCCGTGACGATGGAGACGGCCGAGAGCGCGATCCGCGACTTGGTAAAGAACCGCGAGCCGAAGCGGATCAAGATCGAGGACATCCAGAAGCTGGTCGCCTCGCGCTACAACGTCTCGCGGTCCGACATCCTGTCGGAACGGCGCACCGCCGCGGTGGTGAAGCCGCGTCAGATCGCCATGTACCTGTCCAAGGTCCTGACGTTGCGCTCGCTGCCGGAGATCGGCCGCCGGTTCGGAGGGCGCGATCACACCACGGTGCTCCACGCCGTGCGCAAGATCGAGAAGCAGATCGGTGAAGATTCGGTGCTCGGCGATGAAGTCGAGCTGCTGAAGCGGATGCTTCAGGACTAGTCGAGACCGGGCGATCCACCGGAGCAACCCGCTCAAAGTGGATCGGGTCCGTCCCGGAATGGCCGCCGGAGCGGTCCGAGCGTCGGCCTGATCGGCGCCGGTCCCGGACGATCACTGCCAAAACTCCGCCGCTGTCACGCGCCCTTCGCCGGCTCCCCGCTTCCGGGGCTGGCCGAGGGCGCGCGCGCCGTGGCAGACTGGCGCGAACCGAGACGGCCCTGTAAGGCCGCGTCGCCGACCGGCGAAGACCGACGCCCCGGGGGAGTGCTGATGACGGACGCCTTCATCTACGACCACGTTCGCACGCCGCGCGGGCGCGGCAAGGCGGACGGCTCCCTCCACGAAGTCACCGCCCTGCGACTCGCCGAGACCGCGCTCCGCGCCCTCAAGGACCGCAACGGCCTCGACACGGCCCTGGTCGACGACGTGGTGCTGGGCTGCGTCGATCCGGTCGGGGAGGCGGGGGGCGACATCGCCCGCGCCGCGGCCCTGGTGGCCGATTACGGGGCGCACGTGCCGGGCGTGCAGATCAACCGCTTCTGCGCCTCCGGCCTCGATGCGGTGAACTTCGCCGCCGCGCAGGTCATGAGCGGCCAGCACGAGATGGCGGTGGGCGGCGGCGTCGAATCGATGAGCCGCATCGGCATCGGCGCCTCGGGCGGTGCCTGGCCGGTCGACCCGGCGATCGCCATCAAGTCCTACTTCATGCCGCAGGGCGTCTCGGCCGACCTGATCGCCACCAAGTACGGCTTCACCCGCGACGAGTGCGACGCCTACGCGGTGCGCTCGCAGGAGCGCGCGGCGAAGTCGTGGGGCGAGGGCCTGTTCGACCGCTCCGTGGTTCCGGTCCGCGACGTGAACGGCATCACGCTCCTCGACCGCGACGAGCACATGCGCCCCGGCACCGACATGCAGTCGCTCGCCGCGCTGAAGGCGTCCTTCGTGCAGATGGGCCAGATGGGCGGCTTCGACGCCGTGGCGACCGACGCGCATCCGGACGTCGAGACGGTCGAGCACGTCCACCACGCCGGCAACTCCTCCGGCATCGTCGACGGCGCCGCCGCCGTGCTGATCGGCTCCCGGGCGGCCGGCGAGGCCGCGGGCCTGCGCCCGCGCGGCCGGATCCGCGCCTTCGCCAATATCGGGTCGGATCCGGCGCTGATGCTCAGCGGGCCGGTGGACGTCACCCGCAAGGTGCTGGCGAAGTCGGGCCTGAGCCTCGCGGACATCGACCTGTTCGAGGTCAACGAGGCCTTCGCGGCGGTGGTCCTGCGCTTCTGCCAGGCCTTCGACCTCGACCCGGAGGCAGTCAACGTGAACGGAGGCGCCATCGCCCTCGGCCACCCGCTGGGCGCCACCGGCGCGATGATCCTCGGCACCGCCCTCGACGAGCTGGAGCGGACCGGCAAGGAGCGCGCGCTGGTCACGCTGTGCATCGGCGCCGGCATGGGCACCGCGACCATCATCGAGCGGGTTTGAACCGCCGCGCGCCCGGGAGCGGCGCGGCGCCGCTCCCCAAAGTCCGGGAACGCTGCTAGAGGCGCGGGCGACGCTCGGCCCTTTCGCGGTCCGGACGATAAAACAACGGGAGACAAGCCCTTGAACCGCCTGATTGCGACGCTCTGTCTGGGCGTCACCCTGAGCCTGCCGGTGGCCGCCCGCGCCGACGACGCCGCGGACCGCGTCGCCGCGGCCACGAACCTCGTCAACAAGACCCTGATCAAGAACCTTCAGACCGGGTTCAACGTCGCCCTCGAGAAGACCGTGGCGCCGATGCCGGAGGCCCGCGCCGAGGCCGTGCGCAAGGAACTGCTGGACGAGTTCGAGAAGCAACGCGCCCTCATGGTGCAGGGACTCTCGAAGGACTACGCCGAGAAGTTCAGCCTCGCCGAGCTCAAGCACCTCGACGAGATCTACTCGGACCCGACCTATCTCAAGTTCCAGACGATGAACGCCGATCCGAACTCGTCGGTGACCGCGATCTCGCAGAACTCTGTCACCAAGCTGCTCAACATGCTGGCGGTCGCCGCGGCGACCGACAACGCGCCGAAGCCCGGCACCCCGCCGGTGCCGCCCGTGCCGCCGGCCGCGGCGCCGACCCCGGCTCC from Methylobacterium radiotolerans JCM 2831 includes the following:
- the rpsT gene encoding 30S ribosomal protein S20: MANTASAKKMTRKIAKRTAINRSRRSRMRTFVRKVEEAIASGNQQDALAALRAAEPEMMRAAQHGIVHKNNASRKVSRLAARVKALAA
- the dnaA gene encoding chromosomal replication initiator protein DnaA; this translates as MRVDGTVASDDDGGRNGGGNTDYGSAWARVKRRLRAELGEDVFASWFARLELETVAGGTARLTVPTRFLKSWIESHYLDRVLNTFKAEVEEIARIEVGVRGTGAPVRPVAAGVAKAGPASGPLARLHATSAPIPVAAVAPTPEARGGEAGGDLSGTPLDARLTFASFVIGRSNALAHAAAERVANHLGEGALYNPLYLHAGVGLGKTHLLHGIGHAAREAGRRVIYLTADRFMYGFVNALKTQSALAYKERLRGIDLLILDDVQFIQGKSIQAEFGHTINALIDAGRQVVVASDRPPTELEALDERVRSRLGGGLVVEITALDEALRVSILSARLAAVRASHPGFDVSPQVAAYVARAITANGRDLEGAVNRLLAHATLTGTAVTMETAESAIRDLVKNREPKRIKIEDIQKLVASRYNVSRSDILSERRTAAVVKPRQIAMYLSKVLTLRSLPEIGRRFGGRDHTTVLHAVRKIEKQIGEDSVLGDEVELLKRMLQD
- a CDS encoding acetyl-CoA C-acetyltransferase; the protein is MTDAFIYDHVRTPRGRGKADGSLHEVTALRLAETALRALKDRNGLDTALVDDVVLGCVDPVGEAGGDIARAAALVADYGAHVPGVQINRFCASGLDAVNFAAAQVMSGQHEMAVGGGVESMSRIGIGASGGAWPVDPAIAIKSYFMPQGVSADLIATKYGFTRDECDAYAVRSQERAAKSWGEGLFDRSVVPVRDVNGITLLDRDEHMRPGTDMQSLAALKASFVQMGQMGGFDAVATDAHPDVETVEHVHHAGNSSGIVDGAAAVLIGSRAAGEAAGLRPRGRIRAFANIGSDPALMLSGPVDVTRKVLAKSGLSLADIDLFEVNEAFAAVVLRFCQAFDLDPEAVNVNGGAIALGHPLGATGAMILGTALDELERTGKERALVTLCIGAGMGTATIIERV